One genomic window of Desulfovibrio psychrotolerans includes the following:
- a CDS encoding universal stress protein → MFKKILFATSASPACDNAAKVAFDLAKRNGAKLYLFHVLGVPSRGFSTTVRDLRSGEEESVDTDYRAWVEEEVRTTYAEQFKEYGHNTVLQLAVGVPATEILRFARKEEIDLIVMGANTRDDDPESARARSVVGRTMEKVARLAKSPVLIVNRPCTTCWNLFSNIVYCTDFSKAADHAFRFASDTAKAIGAKLYIFHAFDITTARLGVFPGQADIERHIEKANEKIRERYLSQMGDYDNYAVEIWEGTPYVEILKFAREKQADLIVMAHHTRDMEPEEAPIGSTVEQVVIRSACPVASVTRA, encoded by the coding sequence ATGTTCAAGAAGATTCTTTTCGCTACATCGGCTTCCCCGGCATGTGACAACGCAGCCAAGGTCGCTTTCGACCTCGCAAAGCGCAACGGCGCCAAACTGTATCTCTTCCACGTGCTGGGCGTTCCCAGCCGTGGCTTCAGCACTACGGTGCGCGACCTTCGTTCCGGCGAAGAAGAATCGGTAGACACCGATTACCGCGCATGGGTGGAAGAAGAAGTGCGTACAACCTACGCAGAACAGTTCAAGGAATACGGACACAACACCGTCCTGCAACTGGCGGTGGGCGTGCCCGCAACCGAAATCCTGCGCTTTGCCCGCAAGGAGGAGATTGACCTCATCGTCATGGGGGCAAACACCCGTGACGATGACCCCGAATCGGCCAGAGCCCGCTCCGTGGTGGGCCGCACCATGGAAAAGGTGGCCCGTCTCGCCAAGTCGCCGGTACTGATCGTCAACCGCCCCTGTACAACCTGCTGGAACCTGTTCTCCAACATCGTCTACTGCACGGACTTCTCCAAGGCAGCGGACCATGCCTTCCGGTTCGCCAGCGACACGGCAAAGGCCATAGGCGCAAAGCTCTACATCTTCCATGCCTTCGACATCACCACAGCCCGTCTTGGGGTCTTCCCCGGTCAGGCAGACATTGAACGCCACATTGAAAAGGCGAATGAAAAGATACGCGAACGCTATCTTTCCCAGATGGGTGATTACGATAACTACGCAGTGGAAATATGGGAAGGTACGCCGTATGTGGAAATTCTCAAGTTTGCCCGTGAGAAGCAGGCAGACCTGATCGTCATGGCGCACCACACCCGGGATATGGAACCGGAAGAAGCCCCCATCGGTTCCACGGTGGAACAGGTTGTCATACGCTCCGCATGCCCTGTGGCCAGCGTAACGCGCGCCTGA
- the tmcB gene encoding electron transfer complex ferredoxin TmcB: MSILDRKIDDPELKRATETLTPDRIEQVINSVLQGETGARLKAYSEICMRCGMCAPACHYCVSHDMDPSYSPVGKVEQTMGLMLRKNGRLSPAEVYGMAQIAYTECNLCRRCVHYCPIGVDTGYIISTVRRICHKLGVTPLYIQDTAHSHSATMNQMWVKEDEWTDSLQWQEDEARDEFPGLRIPLDVEGADIFYSVIAPEPKFRTQLIYQAAAILHHVGADWTMPSTPGWDNSDMCMFTGDFEMMGRLKRSHFEAAQKLKVKRIVMGECGHAFRSVYDVGNRWLGWKNHPVPIVHSVEFFWELFHEGKIRLAKKFEEPVTIHDPCNIIRGRGLMDKLREVTHALCTNVIEMSPTREHNFCCAAGGGVINCGPPFKGVRLEGNRIKADQLRNTGVKVVVAPCHNCHGGLEDIIHHYQLGIHTKFLGDLIYECMEKPEPE; encoded by the coding sequence ATGTCCATCTTGGATAGAAAAATCGATGATCCCGAGCTCAAACGCGCAACGGAAACCCTAACGCCGGACCGGATCGAACAGGTCATAAACAGCGTCCTTCAGGGTGAAACAGGCGCACGGCTCAAGGCATATTCGGAAATATGCATGCGGTGCGGCATGTGCGCCCCGGCGTGCCACTACTGTGTATCGCATGACATGGACCCCAGCTATTCCCCGGTCGGCAAGGTGGAACAGACCATGGGACTCATGCTGCGTAAAAACGGCAGGCTCAGTCCGGCCGAAGTTTACGGCATGGCCCAGATAGCCTACACCGAGTGCAACCTGTGCAGACGTTGCGTCCATTACTGTCCCATCGGCGTGGACACGGGCTACATCATCAGCACCGTCCGCCGCATCTGCCACAAGCTCGGCGTCACGCCGCTGTACATTCAGGACACCGCTCACAGCCACTCCGCCACCATGAACCAGATGTGGGTAAAGGAAGACGAGTGGACAGACAGCCTGCAATGGCAGGAAGACGAGGCAAGAGACGAGTTTCCCGGCCTGCGTATTCCGCTGGATGTGGAAGGCGCAGACATCTTCTACTCGGTCATCGCCCCGGAACCTAAGTTCAGAACCCAGCTCATCTATCAGGCTGCCGCCATACTGCACCATGTGGGCGCGGACTGGACCATGCCCTCCACCCCCGGATGGGACAACAGCGACATGTGCATGTTCACCGGCGACTTTGAAATGATGGGCCGCCTTAAGCGCTCTCACTTTGAGGCCGCACAGAAGCTGAAGGTAAAGCGCATCGTCATGGGAGAATGCGGTCACGCCTTCCGCTCCGTTTACGATGTGGGCAACCGCTGGCTGGGATGGAAAAACCACCCCGTTCCCATTGTGCATTCCGTGGAATTCTTCTGGGAACTCTTCCATGAAGGCAAGATACGGCTCGCCAAGAAGTTCGAGGAACCCGTCACCATCCACGACCCGTGCAACATCATCCGCGGGCGCGGACTCATGGACAAGCTCCGTGAAGTAACGCACGCCCTGTGCACCAACGTGATTGAAATGTCTCCCACCCGCGAGCACAACTTCTGCTGTGCGGCAGGCGGCGGCGTCATCAACTGCGGCCCTCCCTTCAAGGGAGTGCGTCTGGAGGGCAACCGGATCAAGGCGGACCAGCTCCGCAACACCGGCGTCAAGGTTGTTGTGGCTCCCTGCCATAACTGCCACGGCGGCCTGGAAGACATCATCCACCACTATCAGCTCGGCATCCATACCAAGTTCCTCGGCGACCTTATCTATGAATGCATGGAAAAGCCCGAGCCGGAATAG
- the tmcD gene encoding electron transfer complex subunit TmcD: MQFSESWDWERAERVVAESLAPMEEHKWQEEIHVSPDGETAAAIVCIDDGQFGLRMNDTVHDNTFDKAWKPSFSPDGKFCAIVQQDEEWTLAVDGEPWEERYGFVWDPRFSADGSVIAAAVQQDALYGMSVNGAAWETLYENANGFALSENGKRTAAVVQVRSLGQADPVTFREGVYSVAVDGETWDNVFMNAWQPVFSPYAHRVAAQVRLTLYDYSIAVDGILWPMQFQCVWDPCFQPNSSSVVAPVRQGGKWGVAEDGNILWKPRFFNCWHLQYSPDGSKLWGIVAPGYGQFTVALDGKEWNVSAPVVTDLTLSPDGLRAAALGNHDNKAWHLLLDGKAWSGRYDMAWKPVFSANGHHVALRVRSGKRYGIIVNDRPVGGEFDKAWDPAFSPDGTKVLIRGMRGNTLLRIVADVPR; encoded by the coding sequence ATGCAGTTCTCCGAATCTTGGGATTGGGAACGCGCAGAGCGTGTCGTCGCGGAATCACTGGCTCCCATGGAGGAGCACAAATGGCAGGAAGAAATCCACGTTTCCCCTGATGGGGAAACAGCCGCCGCCATCGTCTGTATAGATGACGGGCAGTTCGGCCTGCGTATGAATGATACCGTGCACGACAATACGTTCGACAAGGCGTGGAAACCCAGCTTCTCTCCTGACGGCAAGTTTTGCGCAATTGTGCAGCAGGACGAGGAATGGACTCTGGCTGTGGACGGCGAACCGTGGGAAGAACGCTACGGCTTTGTATGGGACCCGCGCTTCAGTGCGGATGGTTCCGTCATTGCGGCAGCGGTGCAGCAGGATGCCCTGTACGGCATGTCCGTGAACGGTGCCGCGTGGGAAACCCTTTATGAAAATGCCAACGGATTTGCCCTGAGCGAAAACGGCAAGCGCACAGCCGCCGTTGTTCAGGTGCGGTCTCTCGGGCAGGCAGACCCCGTAACCTTCCGCGAAGGCGTCTACAGCGTGGCTGTAGACGGCGAAACATGGGACAATGTGTTCATGAACGCCTGGCAACCGGTTTTCAGCCCTTACGCACACCGGGTGGCTGCACAGGTACGCCTGACGCTGTATGACTACTCCATCGCCGTAGACGGCATCCTCTGGCCCATGCAGTTCCAGTGCGTATGGGATCCCTGCTTTCAGCCCAACAGCAGCTCCGTGGTCGCTCCTGTTCGTCAGGGGGGTAAATGGGGCGTCGCGGAAGACGGCAACATCCTCTGGAAACCCCGTTTCTTCAACTGCTGGCATCTGCAGTACAGCCCGGACGGCAGCAAGCTGTGGGGAATAGTGGCCCCCGGCTACGGCCAGTTCACAGTAGCCCTGGACGGCAAGGAATGGAACGTCTCCGCTCCGGTGGTCACCGACCTCACCCTTTCTCCCGACGGGTTGCGCGCAGCCGCTCTGGGCAACCACGACAATAAGGCGTGGCATCTGCTGCTGGACGGCAAGGCGTGGAGCGGACGGTATGACATGGCGTGGAAACCGGTATTCAGCGCCAATGGGCACCACGTGGCACTTCGAGTCCGCTCCGGCAAACGGTACGGCATCATCGTGAACGACCGCCCCGTCGGAGGGGAGTTCGACAAGGCATGGGACCCCGCCTTCAGCCCCGATGGCACAAAGGTGCTCATCCGCGGCATGCGCGGCAACACCCTGCTCCGCATCGTTGCGGATGTACCCCGATAA
- a CDS encoding response regulator, with product MGGPCILVVDDELSFRLFLKTLFETGGFTVVAARNGKEGLEKARTKRPACIVLDVMMPERGGLEMYRGLKSTPELRNIPVVMLSAVAAKGFAHALKMIGLSAGELPSPEAYVEKPPRPGPLLEIVRGLIEQPPSSQDSKTG from the coding sequence ATGGGTGGCCCTTGTATTCTGGTGGTGGACGATGAACTCAGCTTCAGGCTATTTCTCAAGACACTCTTCGAGACAGGCGGGTTCACGGTAGTGGCCGCCCGTAACGGCAAGGAGGGACTGGAGAAGGCCCGCACTAAGCGCCCCGCCTGCATCGTGCTGGACGTGATGATGCCGGAGCGGGGAGGGCTGGAGATGTACAGGGGGTTGAAATCAACCCCGGAACTGCGGAATATTCCCGTGGTCATGCTCTCCGCCGTGGCTGCCAAAGGATTTGCCCACGCACTGAAAATGATAGGACTGTCCGCGGGAGAGCTTCCCTCACCGGAAGCGTATGTGGAAAAACCTCCCCGTCCGGGTCCGCTGCTGGAAATTGTCCGCGGGCTGATAGAGCAGCCCCCGTCCTCGCAAGATAGTAAAACGGGCTAA
- the divK gene encoding DVU0259 family response regulator domain-containing protein: MPHKILVIDDDPYIVKYLVDILSDNGYATCSASDGAEGLELLKREKPDLVTLDLEMPNEWGPRFYRKMTKEPEFKEMPVIVISGLAGIHLAIRNAVASLRKPFDPNQLLEIIKDTLSKKDATGKSPLIED, from the coding sequence ATGCCGCACAAGATCCTTGTCATAGACGACGACCCCTACATCGTGAAATATCTGGTGGATATCCTCAGTGACAACGGGTACGCCACCTGTTCCGCCTCAGACGGGGCGGAAGGTCTGGAACTGCTCAAACGGGAAAAGCCTGATCTGGTAACACTGGATCTGGAAATGCCTAACGAGTGGGGCCCAAGATTCTACAGAAAAATGACCAAAGAACCGGAGTTCAAGGAAATGCCCGTCATCGTCATCAGCGGTCTTGCGGGCATCCATCTGGCCATCCGCAACGCTGTGGCGTCTCTGCGCAAGCCCTTTGACCCCAACCAGTTGCTTGAGATCATAAAGGATACCCTGAGCAAAAAGGACGCGACCGGCAAATCGCCCCTTATAGAAGACTGA
- a CDS encoding hybrid sensor histidine kinase/response regulator, protein MQYTILLVDDEDGIRTVLGLSLEDMGYRVHTAASGEEALRLFNEVQPDIVLTDIKMPGVSGIDLLRRIKAISRETEVIMITGHGDMDLAIQSIKQDATDFITKPINDDVLEIALGRARERITMRESLRQHTDNLEQRVTEQAARLVEQERQLAALQVAEGFADGMRTLYNSIDGAEGMFNQLPCFVSVHNSQMEIIASNPLYKERLASGIGARSWDVYPYCRGTGDEACPVRKVFETGEGQRCQEFVRDKDGNDIPVIVNAAPILDNDGEIELVLEIAADITEVKRLQEELRLTRHRYQQLFEESPCYISVQNRDLKIVASNRLFREDFDETMGSFCHEVYAHRSTPCTGCPVQLTFEDGQPHQFETVVTSRRGEQRNVLIWTAPIRDASGNITEVMEMSTDITQLRTLQDRLSNLGLLLGSTAHGIKGLLTALDGGVYRLGTGIEKGDQSRIQDSFLDIRHLVERLRKMVLDILYYAKKRELQWEVVVASRLAEEVSALVEPKAREGDVFFTLEMDSETGTFEADAGAFSSALVNILENAIDACITARTSSRRPEAAVQLREVRFSVHNFGNEVEFSIQDNGAGMDKETRDKLFTLFFSSKGSAGTGIGLFVANQVVQQHGGRISVTSEYGKGSTFTIAMPRRLSEQAKRGTELAGIDLVPGV, encoded by the coding sequence ATGCAGTACACCATTCTGCTCGTGGACGATGAAGACGGCATACGCACCGTACTCGGGCTGTCTCTTGAAGACATGGGGTACCGCGTGCACACTGCCGCAAGCGGAGAAGAAGCCCTGCGCCTCTTCAACGAGGTGCAGCCGGACATTGTGCTCACAGACATAAAAATGCCCGGCGTGAGCGGCATAGACCTGCTGCGCCGCATCAAGGCCATTTCGCGCGAAACGGAGGTCATCATGATCACCGGGCACGGCGATATGGACCTTGCCATCCAGAGCATCAAGCAGGATGCCACAGATTTCATCACCAAACCCATCAATGACGATGTGCTGGAAATAGCGCTGGGCAGAGCGCGTGAACGTATCACCATGCGCGAAAGCCTGCGCCAGCACACGGACAACCTTGAGCAGAGGGTTACGGAACAGGCTGCACGCCTTGTGGAACAGGAACGCCAGCTTGCCGCCCTGCAGGTGGCAGAAGGCTTTGCAGACGGCATGCGCACGCTCTACAATTCCATAGACGGTGCAGAAGGCATGTTCAACCAGTTGCCGTGCTTTGTTTCGGTGCACAACTCGCAGATGGAGATCATCGCCTCCAACCCCCTGTACAAGGAAAGGCTTGCCTCAGGCATCGGGGCACGCAGCTGGGACGTGTATCCCTACTGCAGAGGTACTGGCGACGAAGCCTGTCCCGTCCGCAAGGTGTTTGAAACGGGCGAAGGGCAACGCTGTCAGGAATTCGTCCGCGACAAGGATGGCAACGACATACCCGTCATCGTGAACGCCGCCCCCATTCTGGATAACGACGGCGAAATAGAACTGGTGCTGGAAATAGCGGCAGACATCACAGAGGTAAAACGCCTGCAGGAAGAGCTGCGCCTTACCCGCCACCGCTACCAGCAACTCTTTGAGGAATCTCCCTGCTACATCAGCGTGCAGAACCGCGACCTGAAAATCGTTGCCAGCAACCGCCTGTTCCGCGAAGATTTTGATGAAACCATGGGCAGCTTCTGCCACGAGGTCTACGCCCACAGAAGCACTCCCTGTACCGGCTGCCCCGTGCAGCTCACATTTGAAGACGGACAGCCGCACCAGTTTGAAACCGTGGTCACGTCCCGCCGGGGCGAACAGCGCAATGTGCTCATCTGGACCGCCCCCATCCGCGATGCCAGCGGCAACATCACGGAAGTGATGGAAATGTCCACAGACATAACCCAACTACGCACCCTGCAGGACCGCCTTTCCAATCTGGGCCTTCTGCTCGGCTCCACGGCGCACGGCATAAAGGGACTGCTGACCGCTCTGGACGGCGGCGTGTACCGGCTCGGCACCGGTATAGAAAAGGGAGACCAGTCCCGCATTCAGGACAGTTTTCTGGACATACGGCACCTTGTGGAGCGCCTGCGCAAAATGGTGCTGGATATTCTCTATTACGCCAAGAAGCGGGAACTGCAGTGGGAAGTGGTCGTGGCATCCAGACTGGCGGAAGAGGTCTCCGCACTTGTGGAACCCAAGGCCAGAGAGGGCGACGTTTTCTTCACGCTGGAAATGGACTCCGAAACAGGCACCTTTGAAGCAGATGCCGGGGCCTTTTCTTCCGCCCTCGTTAACATTCTGGAAAACGCCATAGACGCATGCATTACGGCCCGAACCTCCTCCCGCCGCCCTGAAGCGGCAGTACAGCTGCGCGAAGTGCGGTTTTCCGTCCACAACTTCGGCAACGAGGTGGAGTTCAGCATTCAGGACAACGGGGCAGGTATGGATAAGGAAACCCGCGACAAGCTGTTCACCCTGTTCTTCTCATCCAAGGGCTCTGCGGGCACCGGCATCGGGCTGTTTGTGGCCAACCAGGTGGTGCAGCAGCACGGCGGCCGCATCTCCGTCACATCGGAATACGGCAAGGGCAGCACCTTCACCATAGCCATGCCGCGCAGACTCTCCGAACAGGCCAAACGCGGCACAGAGCTTGCGGGCATTGACCTTGTTCCGGGGGTCTGA
- the tmcA gene encoding acidic tetraheme cytochrome c3 TmcA yields MNRRFITPLALLAVLSLVVTGLYLVPAAAQDDMTQLRPEALAPLTRPAALFKHDEHNEKAKLDDCIICHHSGANGVITPDESSEGTDCAECHSVAGGKNQTPLRRAYHRQCIDCHKEKGSGPTYCSGCHDKRRP; encoded by the coding sequence ATGAACAGACGTTTCATCACCCCCCTCGCCCTGCTGGCCGTGCTGTCCCTGGTTGTGACCGGCCTGTATCTCGTCCCAGCGGCGGCACAGGACGACATGACCCAGCTACGCCCGGAGGCGCTGGCCCCCCTTACCCGCCCAGCAGCCCTCTTCAAGCACGACGAGCATAACGAAAAGGCCAAGCTGGATGACTGCATCATCTGCCATCACAGCGGAGCAAACGGGGTGATCACCCCGGATGAAAGCTCAGAAGGCACCGACTGTGCAGAATGCCACAGTGTTGCAGGCGGCAAGAACCAGACCCCTCTGCGCCGGGCGTATCACCGCCAGTGCATAGACTGCCACAAGGAAAAAGGAAGCGGCCCGACGTATTGCAGCGGTTGTCACGATAAGCGCAGGCCGTAA
- the tmcC gene encoding TmcC family electron transfer complex membrane anchor subunit codes for MNALYNFATGPLAWAAFAIFIGGSIYRIWSMIQLAKQKEAAFISYMSWPYALRSIFRWFIPFGTLGWKENPGITVATFLFHICLLVLVIFTPGHEVMWDYAFGISYPTLPEVVADGLTLVAIGAACFFVHRRLTNAQVRYVTTKADWIALGIAAAPFLTGFLASQQFGDGQIMTLLHVLSGEAMLVAIPFTRLSHALFQPFARAYIGSEFGAVRHVQDW; via the coding sequence ATGAACGCACTATACAACTTTGCAACCGGACCACTCGCATGGGCCGCCTTTGCCATTTTCATCGGCGGCTCAATCTACCGCATCTGGTCCATGATCCAACTGGCAAAACAAAAAGAAGCCGCTTTCATCAGTTATATGAGCTGGCCGTATGCGCTGCGGTCTATTTTCCGCTGGTTCATCCCCTTCGGCACGCTGGGCTGGAAAGAAAATCCCGGAATAACTGTAGCGACCTTTCTCTTCCACATCTGTCTGCTGGTGCTTGTCATATTCACCCCCGGCCATGAAGTGATGTGGGACTATGCCTTCGGCATCAGTTACCCCACCCTGCCGGAAGTCGTGGCAGACGGCCTCACCCTGGTTGCCATAGGCGCCGCGTGCTTTTTTGTGCACCGCCGCCTCACCAACGCGCAGGTCCGTTATGTCACCACCAAGGCCGACTGGATTGCACTGGGCATAGCCGCCGCACCGTTCCTCACGGGCTTTCTGGCCTCCCAGCAGTTCGGAGACGGGCAGATAATGACGCTCCTGCATGTTCTTTCCGGCGAGGCAATGCTCGTGGCCATTCCGTTCACCCGGCTCTCCCATGCCCTGTTCCAGCCGTTCGCACGGGCCTACATCGGCTCTGAATTCGGTGCCGTTCGCCACGTGCAGGACTGGTAG